A single Defluviitalea saccharophila DNA region contains:
- the mutS gene encoding DNA mismatch repair protein MutS, whose protein sequence is MMQQYLDTKKKCEGCLLFFRLGDFYEMFFEDALTASKELEITLTGRDCGLEERAPMCGVPYHSAENYINKLVEKGYKVAICEQVEDPKSAKGIVKREIIRIVTPGTLIDTNVLEEGKNNYLMSIYSDAHSYGIAIVDITTGEFRVTEITGSGIQKKLMEEIAKYSPAELICNKDFANAQSLIEEIRNRFHTYINEYNEWSFDYETAYKKLCEHFHVHHLDGLGLKEFSHGISASGALLEYLNDTQKVNLGHVVEITPYYIDEFMRLDISSRRNLELTETLREKSRKGSLLWVLDKTKTAMGARLLRKWLEQPLLDAIQIRKRLDGVEEFKNNAILREELKELLNGIYDLERLMSKVIYGTVNGRDLIALKNSIALLPHIKTLLSECHADYQKEIYDQLDILEDIYQLIDQAIIDEPPISVKEGDIIKAGYHPEVDKLRKAKTEGKQWIAALESEEKEKTGIKNLKIKYNKVFGYFIEITKSNFDSVPDRYIRKQTLANAERYITPELKELEETVLGAEEKVMDLEYKLFLEIREHICGEVERIQKTAKQIAVIDVLQSLGDVADRQNYVKPDITEEDTIHIKNGRHPVVEKMMPMEQFISNDTYLDENENRLAIITGPNMAGKSTYMRQVALIVLMAQIGSFVPAESAEIGIVDRIFTRVGASDDLASGQSTFMVEMSEVANILHNATHKSLLILDEIGRGTSTFDGLSIAWAVIEYISNKNKIGAKTLFATHYHELTELEGKIPGVNNYCIDVVEKGDTIIFLRKIKRGGADHSYGIQVAKLAGLPNEVIDRAKYILSELDEADISKHTKSITAAEPKPKTQNALPTQLDLFSAAQKEFIQDIVNVDVLNMTPMEAMQKLYDLIKKAKTLI, encoded by the coding sequence ATGATGCAGCAGTATTTAGATACCAAGAAAAAATGTGAAGGTTGCCTATTATTTTTTCGTCTTGGAGACTTTTATGAAATGTTCTTTGAAGATGCCCTCACTGCATCAAAAGAATTAGAAATTACGTTAACAGGAAGAGATTGTGGATTAGAGGAACGAGCACCTATGTGCGGCGTTCCTTATCATTCTGCGGAAAACTATATCAATAAACTGGTAGAAAAAGGCTATAAAGTTGCTATTTGTGAGCAAGTGGAAGATCCAAAGTCAGCAAAGGGAATTGTCAAAAGAGAAATCATCAGAATTGTAACCCCCGGTACTTTAATTGATACCAATGTATTAGAAGAAGGTAAAAACAACTATTTAATGAGTATTTATTCTGATGCTCATTCTTACGGAATTGCAATTGTAGATATTACTACAGGAGAATTTCGGGTTACGGAAATTACAGGCAGTGGTATTCAAAAGAAGCTTATGGAAGAGATCGCTAAATACAGTCCAGCAGAATTAATTTGCAATAAAGACTTTGCAAACGCTCAAAGCCTGATAGAGGAAATAAGAAACAGATTTCATACATACATAAATGAATACAATGAATGGAGTTTTGATTACGAAACGGCATATAAAAAATTATGCGAACATTTTCATGTACATCACCTGGATGGCTTGGGATTAAAAGAATTTTCCCATGGGATCTCTGCTTCCGGTGCTTTATTAGAATACTTAAACGATACACAGAAAGTAAATTTAGGCCATGTTGTGGAAATCACTCCGTACTATATCGATGAATTTATGAGACTGGACATTTCCTCAAGAAGAAATCTAGAGTTAACGGAAACTTTAAGAGAAAAATCGAGAAAAGGTTCTTTGCTTTGGGTACTGGATAAAACAAAAACAGCCATGGGGGCAAGGCTCCTTAGAAAATGGCTGGAGCAGCCTCTTTTAGATGCCATTCAAATAAGAAAACGTTTAGATGGGGTAGAAGAGTTTAAGAACAATGCCATCCTTCGAGAAGAACTCAAAGAGCTTTTAAACGGGATATATGATTTAGAAAGATTAATGAGCAAGGTTATTTATGGAACTGTCAATGGACGGGATTTAATCGCTTTAAAAAATTCTATTGCTTTACTGCCCCATATTAAAACCTTACTATCAGAATGCCATGCTGACTATCAAAAAGAAATATACGATCAGTTGGATATATTAGAGGATATATATCAGCTGATAGATCAAGCAATTATTGATGAACCACCTATATCGGTCAAAGAGGGAGATATCATCAAAGCAGGGTATCATCCGGAAGTGGATAAGCTGAGAAAAGCTAAGACAGAAGGAAAGCAATGGATTGCAGCACTGGAAAGCGAAGAAAAAGAAAAAACGGGAATTAAAAACTTGAAAATAAAATACAATAAAGTCTTTGGTTATTTTATTGAGATAACAAAATCCAATTTTGACTCTGTTCCTGATCGATACATCAGAAAACAAACCTTAGCCAATGCAGAAAGATATATTACTCCGGAATTAAAAGAATTAGAAGAAACTGTTCTGGGTGCAGAAGAAAAAGTCATGGATCTGGAGTATAAACTCTTCCTTGAAATAAGAGAACATATCTGCGGAGAAGTTGAGAGAATTCAAAAGACGGCAAAACAAATTGCTGTGATTGATGTCCTTCAGTCCCTGGGGGATGTAGCAGATAGGCAAAATTACGTAAAACCAGATATTACTGAAGAAGATACAATCCATATTAAGAATGGAAGGCATCCGGTTGTAGAAAAAATGATGCCAATGGAACAGTTTATTTCCAATGATACTTATCTTGATGAGAATGAAAATAGGCTGGCCATTATTACAGGACCGAATATGGCAGGAAAATCGACTTATATGAGGCAAGTTGCATTAATTGTATTAATGGCACAGATCGGAAGTTTTGTTCCTGCTGAAAGTGCTGAAATAGGAATTGTAGATAGAATTTTTACCCGAGTAGGGGCTTCTGATGATTTGGCTTCAGGTCAAAGTACTTTTATGGTTGAAATGTCCGAGGTGGCCAATATACTTCATAATGCAACCCATAAAAGTCTCCTGATACTCGATGAAATCGGCAGAGGAACCAGTACCTTTGACGGATTAAGTATTGCCTGGGCAGTGATTGAATATATCAGCAATAAAAATAAAATAGGTGCTAAAACCTTGTTTGCTACCCATTATCATGAGCTTACGGAATTAGAAGGGAAAATACCAGGGGTTAATAATTACTGCATTGATGTGGTGGAAAAGGGAGACACTATCATTTTTTTGAGAAAGATAAAGCGGGGCGGTGCGGACCATAGCTATGGTATTCAAGTAGCGAAATTAGCCGGATTGCCTAATGAAGTCATTGATAGAGCCAAATACATTTTATCTGAATTAGATGAAGCAGATATCAGTAAACATACAAAAAGTATTACAGCTGCAGAGCCAAAACCTAAAACACAGAATGCTCTTCCGACTCAACTGGATTTATTTTCAGCTGCTCAAAAAGAGTTTATTCAAGATATAGTCAATGTTGATGTGTTGAATATGACCCCTATGGAAGCCATGCAAAAGCTCTATGACCTTATTAAGAAAGCTAAGACACTGATATAA
- the mutL gene encoding DNA mismatch repair endonuclease MutL — MNPIHKLDELTINKIAAGEVVERPASVVKELIENSIDARASAITVEIKDGGISLIRITDNGIGIPKEEVTTAFLRHTTSKIYKVEDLNHIDSLGFRGEALASIAAVSQLEMITKVVGDITGKRVEIHGGQLKAEQEIGCPEGTTLIIKNLFYNVPARKKFLKKPSTESAYISDIVYKTALGHPEVSFKYINNNSIVFHTSGNNDLRNAVLNVYGKEVVKKMISIDAQNHNLKIIGLIGKPEINRANRSYENFYINGRYIKSKILESAVEEAYKTLLPINKFPVVVLHIYIDPNKIDVNVHPTKMEVRFRDEEEIFNFVLESIRKNLKQEDLIPKVTWETPKKEKLFQVEAVQERLPEPFEIKKSSSYNEDIMKKDLPKDFQKDIPKDIGVSNDGYAPKAASSLKEDVKVEEDLFININSETKEPSPEPKTISKNYTIVGQIFKTYWIVEQEGMMYVVDQHAAHERILYERLMNSFKSGNIHSQTLLQPLVVNISPKEKEVIDANRQLFADFGFEIEEFGDLSYVIRALPMLFDGPVDSGFFLDIVDAFLNDEHIKNAYDMKLNTIATFSCKGAVKARDKLSYAESKALIEELFTLENPYTCPHGRPTIISMSQYELEKKFKRVQ; from the coding sequence TTGAATCCAATACATAAATTGGACGAGCTTACCATTAATAAAATTGCTGCAGGGGAAGTGGTTGAAAGACCGGCTTCTGTAGTAAAAGAGCTTATAGAAAATTCAATAGATGCTCGAGCCAGTGCGATTACTGTGGAAATTAAAGACGGGGGAATTTCCCTTATTAGAATTACTGATAATGGTATAGGGATTCCAAAAGAAGAAGTTACTACTGCCTTTTTAAGACATACAACCAGTAAAATTTATAAAGTGGAAGATTTAAATCACATCGATTCTCTTGGGTTTAGAGGAGAAGCTCTGGCAAGTATCGCAGCGGTTTCGCAGCTGGAAATGATTACAAAGGTTGTAGGAGATATCACTGGGAAAAGAGTTGAAATTCATGGGGGCCAATTGAAAGCCGAGCAAGAAATTGGATGTCCAGAAGGAACTACATTGATTATAAAAAATTTATTTTACAACGTTCCCGCCAGGAAAAAGTTTTTAAAGAAGCCTTCTACAGAAAGCGCTTATATTAGTGATATTGTTTACAAAACTGCTCTAGGACATCCAGAGGTATCTTTCAAATATATCAATAATAATTCGATTGTATTTCATACCTCAGGAAATAATGATTTAAGGAATGCAGTCCTTAATGTTTATGGAAAAGAAGTCGTAAAAAAGATGATTTCTATTGACGCGCAAAATCACAATTTAAAAATTATAGGACTAATCGGAAAACCTGAGATCAATCGTGCCAATAGGTCATACGAAAATTTCTATATCAATGGGCGATATATTAAGAGTAAAATCTTAGAATCCGCTGTGGAGGAGGCATATAAAACCCTTCTTCCCATCAATAAATTTCCTGTGGTTGTCCTTCATATTTATATCGATCCCAATAAGATTGATGTTAATGTCCATCCAACAAAAATGGAAGTACGGTTTCGAGATGAAGAAGAAATCTTTAATTTTGTTCTGGAATCCATCCGGAAGAATTTAAAACAAGAAGATTTGATTCCAAAAGTGACATGGGAGACACCTAAAAAAGAAAAACTCTTTCAAGTGGAGGCAGTGCAGGAAAGACTTCCGGAACCCTTTGAGATCAAAAAAAGTTCTTCATATAATGAAGATATTATGAAAAAAGATCTCCCAAAAGATTTTCAAAAAGATATTCCAAAAGATATAGGGGTTTCTAATGATGGATATGCTCCTAAAGCAGCTTCTAGTTTAAAGGAAGATGTAAAAGTTGAAGAAGATCTATTTATAAATATAAATAGTGAAACAAAAGAACCTTCACCAGAACCAAAGACTATCTCGAAAAATTATACAATCGTTGGTCAAATTTTTAAAACCTATTGGATCGTAGAACAAGAGGGAATGATGTATGTTGTGGATCAACATGCTGCCCATGAAAGAATTCTTTATGAAAGGCTTATGAACAGTTTCAAATCAGGAAATATCCATTCCCAAACCCTGCTTCAGCCTCTAGTGGTCAATATTTCGCCAAAAGAAAAAGAAGTGATAGACGCCAATAGACAATTGTTTGCGGATTTTGGATTTGAAATTGAAGAGTTTGGAGACTTAAGTTATGTGATTCGTGCATTGCCGATGCTCTTTGACGGTCCTGTGGACAGTGGATTTTTCTTAGATATAGTAGATGCGTTTTTAAATGATGAACACATTAAGAATGCCTATGATATGAAATTAAATACCATTGCTACTTTTTCCTGTAAAGGAGCTGTAAAAGCGAGGGACAAATTAAGCTATGCAGAGAGCAAGGCTTTGATTGAAGAGTTATTTACCCTTGAAAACCCATATACATGTCCTCACGGAAGACCAACTATTATATCTATGAGTCAGTATGAACTGGAAAAAAAGTTTAAGAGAGTTCAGTAA
- the miaA gene encoding tRNA (adenosine(37)-N6)-dimethylallyltransferase MiaA yields the protein MKKPLIVIAGPTASGKTKVSIELAKKIHGEIISGDSMQVYKYMDIGTAKPTKEEMDGVPHYMIDEIDPKEDFSVAIFQQKAKEYMKQIYAKNKLPILVGGTGFYIQSVVYDINFMETNTDNAYRNQLQELARKEGNEYVHQMLKEVDPVSADAIHPNNIKRVIRALEYYHQTNEPISQHNEREKAKESPYNTAFFCLTMNRDTLYQRIDQRVDLMIQAGLVDEVKGLLDQGYSSELVSMQGLGYKELVQYLEGRISLEEAIYILKRDTRHFAKRQLTWFRRQEDPYWIDVEAMNFDVEKIVRNMINHIEEIGIII from the coding sequence ATGAAAAAGCCATTAATTGTTATTGCAGGTCCCACCGCCTCAGGGAAAACAAAAGTCTCTATTGAATTGGCAAAAAAAATTCATGGAGAAATCATATCGGGTGACTCTATGCAGGTATATAAATATATGGATATCGGCACTGCCAAACCCACAAAAGAAGAGATGGATGGAGTTCCCCATTATATGATTGATGAAATAGATCCGAAAGAAGACTTTAGCGTAGCAATTTTTCAGCAAAAAGCAAAAGAATACATGAAGCAGATCTATGCTAAGAATAAACTGCCTATATTAGTAGGAGGAACAGGGTTCTACATCCAATCTGTAGTTTACGATATTAATTTTATGGAAACCAATACAGACAATGCATATAGGAACCAATTACAAGAGTTAGCTAGAAAAGAAGGAAACGAATATGTGCATCAAATGTTAAAAGAGGTGGACCCTGTTTCTGCTGATGCTATTCATCCCAATAATATAAAAAGGGTTATTCGCGCATTAGAATATTATCATCAAACCAATGAACCAATTTCTCAGCATAATGAAAGAGAAAAAGCGAAAGAAAGTCCCTACAATACAGCATTTTTCTGTTTAACGATGAATAGGGACACCTTGTACCAGAGAATTGATCAACGGGTGGATCTAATGATTCAAGCTGGCTTGGTAGATGAAGTAAAGGGGCTTTTGGATCAAGGATATTCCTCTGAGCTTGTTTCAATGCAGGGGTTAGGGTATAAAGAATTGGTTCAATATCTTGAAGGTAGAATATCTCTAGAGGAAGCCATCTATATTCTAAAAAGAGATACAAGACATTTTGCCAAAAGGCAGTTAACATGGTTCAGAAGGCAGGAAGATCCCTATTGGATTGACGTTGAAGCAATGAATTTTGATGTAGAGAAAATTGTGAGGAATATGATAAATCATATTGAAGAAATTGGTATAATCATATAA
- the hfq gene encoding RNA chaperone Hfq: MSKAINLQDVFLNQVRKEKIMVTVFLTNGFQLKGLVKGFDNFILILDSEGKQQMIYKHAISTVVPSKPIYFNYNQDKSDEE; the protein is encoded by the coding sequence GTGAGCAAAGCTATCAATCTTCAAGACGTTTTCTTGAATCAAGTTCGCAAAGAAAAAATTATGGTAACAGTTTTCTTAACTAATGGATTTCAATTAAAAGGATTAGTTAAAGGGTTTGATAACTTTATTCTTATATTAGACAGTGAAGGAAAACAACAAATGATTTATAAACATGCCATTTCTACAGTGGTACCTTCCAAACCAATTTACTTTAATTATAATCAAGATAAAAGTGATGAAGAATAA
- a CDS encoding aminotransferase class I/II-fold pyridoxal phosphate-dependent enzyme → MAESIEQILSEKFGLTSKIIHFCYDIEKEIESQFRNIDAIAEYNQLKVLHAMQKNKLSDIHFAATTGYGYNDLGRDTVENIYADVFKTEAGLVRPQLMSGTHALTVALFGNLRPGDELVSPVGKPYDTLEGVIGIRETRGSLKEYGVIYKQVELKESGFDYEGIEKAITPKTKMVTIQRSKGYTWRPTLSVEQIKELIAFIKNIRSDIICMVDNCYGEFVDYIEPTEVGADLVVGSLIKNPGGGIAPIGGYIVGKEEYVENAAVRLTAPGLGKEVGATLGLNQPVLQGLFFAPQVVSGSLKGAVFASRIFEKLGFDVMPASTEKRYDIIQAIQMKNPENLIAFCQGIQKGSPVDSYVVPEPWDMPGYDCPVIMAAGAFVQGSSIELSADAPIKPPYTVFLQGGLSWHHAKIGIMMAVQKMVDRSLLHI, encoded by the coding sequence ATGGCAGAATCTATTGAACAAATACTATCTGAAAAATTTGGACTCACTTCAAAGATTATTCATTTTTGTTATGATATTGAGAAAGAAATAGAATCTCAGTTTAGAAATATTGATGCGATTGCAGAATATAATCAATTAAAAGTACTGCATGCCATGCAAAAGAATAAACTCAGTGATATTCATTTTGCAGCTACAACAGGATACGGCTATAACGATCTTGGAAGAGATACAGTGGAAAACATTTATGCGGATGTATTTAAAACTGAAGCAGGGCTTGTTCGGCCTCAATTGATGTCCGGTACCCATGCCCTTACTGTTGCTTTATTTGGCAATCTTCGACCGGGGGATGAATTAGTATCGCCAGTGGGGAAACCCTATGATACCCTGGAAGGGGTTATAGGTATTAGAGAAACCAGAGGATCTCTTAAGGAGTATGGAGTGATCTATAAACAAGTAGAATTAAAAGAGAGTGGATTCGACTACGAAGGTATTGAAAAAGCGATTACGCCTAAGACAAAGATGGTAACCATCCAACGCTCCAAAGGATATACATGGAGGCCAACACTGTCCGTAGAGCAAATAAAAGAACTTATTGCATTCATTAAAAATATCCGTTCGGATATTATATGTATGGTAGACAATTGTTATGGAGAATTTGTAGATTATATAGAACCAACGGAGGTAGGAGCGGACCTTGTTGTAGGGTCACTCATTAAAAATCCGGGAGGGGGCATTGCACCCATCGGAGGCTATATCGTTGGAAAAGAAGAATACGTGGAAAATGCAGCAGTACGGCTTACAGCGCCCGGCTTGGGAAAAGAAGTAGGAGCAACTTTAGGATTAAATCAGCCTGTATTGCAGGGGCTTTTCTTTGCACCTCAAGTGGTTTCCGGAAGCTTAAAAGGAGCTGTTTTTGCATCTAGAATCTTTGAGAAACTAGGATTTGATGTTATGCCGGCATCTACTGAAAAAAGATATGACATTATTCAAGCTATACAGATGAAAAATCCAGAAAACCTTATTGCTTTTTGTCAGGGGATCCAAAAAGGTTCACCTGTAGACAGTTATGTTGTACCGGAACCTTGGGATATGCCGGGATATGATTGTCCTGTTATTATGGCAGCTGGCGCCTTTGTACAAGGTTCATCCATTGAATTAAGTGCCGATGCGCCTATTAAACCACCTTATACGGTATTTTTACAGGGTGGACTGTCCTGGCATCATGCTAAAATAGGCATCATGATGGCGGTACAAAAAATGGTGGATCGAAGTTTATTACATATATAA
- a CDS encoding NAD(+) synthase: protein MNNGFIRIGGAVPKVTVCDCKKNTDEILQLIEAAKKNSVQILVFPELCITGYTCGDLFGQEILLEEAKGALQRILDYSVHLNMLIVVGMPIAADEQLFNCAVLLLNGKILGVIPKTSIPNHGEFYERRWFSSSLSKISDEIDLCGQIVPFGTDLLFKSKNYSSLCIGVEICEDLWTPIPPSSFQCLYGASLILNLSASNEAVGKSDYRKNLISQQSARCMAGYVYVSSGYGESTTDIVFGGHSMIFENGILLKERAPFADDMSLIFSELDLERLALERRKSSSFMNLIGSMDDSKKYRIIPFELSPQAIDNLTRYIDPHPFVPSNQETMALRCQEIFSIQVNGLRKRLEHTGSKTAVVGISGGLDSTLALLVCVATFDKLNLDRKNILGITMPGFGTTDRTYNNALDLMRNLGVTIREIPIADACMQHFKDIGHDPSIHDATYENTQARERTQILMDIANKENGLVIGTGDLSELALGWATYNGDHMSMYGVNGSIPKTLVRSLISWIADSKMDEKAKATLVDILNTPVSPELLPPTEDGEIHQKTEDIVGPYELHDFFLYYVVRFGFSPSKIVYLAEHAFKEKYDRDTILKWIKVFYRRFFSQQFKRSCLPDGPKVGSVSLSPRGDWRMPSDASSRIWLDEIDEIINR from the coding sequence ATGAATAATGGATTTATTAGAATTGGCGGAGCCGTACCGAAGGTAACCGTTTGCGACTGTAAAAAGAACACCGATGAAATCCTTCAGCTCATTGAAGCTGCAAAGAAAAACTCAGTTCAAATACTGGTGTTTCCTGAATTATGTATTACCGGATATACCTGCGGAGATTTGTTCGGACAAGAAATTCTTTTAGAAGAAGCAAAAGGAGCGTTGCAGCGTATTTTGGACTACTCTGTGCATCTGAATATGTTGATTGTGGTAGGAATGCCTATAGCTGCCGATGAGCAGCTTTTTAACTGCGCAGTACTGCTGTTGAACGGAAAAATTTTAGGAGTTATCCCAAAAACCTCTATTCCGAACCATGGAGAATTTTATGAACGAAGATGGTTCTCTTCTTCCTTAAGTAAAATCAGTGATGAAATAGACCTGTGCGGCCAAATAGTTCCTTTTGGTACCGATCTTTTATTTAAAAGCAAAAATTATTCGTCTCTTTGTATAGGCGTTGAAATATGTGAAGACTTATGGACGCCCATTCCACCCAGTTCTTTTCAATGTCTTTACGGAGCGTCTTTAATTTTAAATCTTTCTGCAAGCAACGAAGCTGTTGGAAAAAGTGATTACAGAAAGAACCTGATTAGTCAGCAATCTGCAAGGTGTATGGCAGGATATGTCTATGTCTCCTCCGGCTACGGTGAATCCACTACCGATATAGTATTCGGAGGACACTCAATGATTTTTGAAAATGGAATACTGCTAAAAGAAAGAGCGCCCTTTGCCGACGATATGTCTCTTATATTCAGTGAATTGGATTTGGAACGATTGGCTTTAGAACGCAGGAAATCGTCAAGTTTTATGAATTTAATTGGCAGTATGGATGATTCAAAAAAATACAGAATTATTCCATTTGAATTATCTCCTCAGGCAATTGACAATTTAACTAGATACATAGATCCCCATCCCTTTGTTCCTTCCAATCAAGAGACAATGGCGCTTAGATGCCAGGAAATCTTTTCGATTCAAGTCAATGGACTCCGAAAGCGTTTGGAACATACAGGATCAAAAACTGCCGTAGTAGGGATCTCTGGTGGATTGGACTCCACCCTTGCCCTGCTTGTTTGTGTTGCTACCTTTGATAAATTAAATTTGGATCGTAAAAACATTCTTGGAATAACTATGCCTGGCTTTGGAACAACCGATAGAACCTATAATAACGCCCTTGATTTAATGAGAAATTTAGGGGTAACCATTCGAGAGATCCCAATTGCTGATGCATGCATGCAGCATTTTAAAGATATTGGACACGATCCTTCCATCCATGATGCTACTTATGAAAATACTCAGGCAAGGGAAAGAACTCAGATTCTAATGGATATTGCCAATAAAGAAAACGGTCTTGTCATCGGTACCGGAGATCTTTCAGAGCTGGCCCTTGGATGGGCTACCTATAACGGGGATCATATGTCTATGTATGGCGTTAATGGAAGTATTCCAAAGACCTTGGTACGCAGTCTGATTTCATGGATTGCTGACAGCAAAATGGACGAAAAGGCTAAAGCTACCTTAGTAGATATTTTAAATACCCCCGTCAGTCCTGAACTTCTTCCCCCTACAGAAGATGGGGAAATTCATCAGAAAACTGAAGATATTGTAGGCCCTTATGAGCTGCATGATTTCTTTTTGTATTATGTTGTTCGTTTTGGATTTTCTCCTTCTAAAATTGTATATTTGGCAGAACATGCTTTTAAAGAGAAATATGATCGCGATACTATTTTGAAGTGGATAAAGGTCTTCTACAGAAGATTTTTCTCCCAACAATTCAAACGTTCTTGTCTTCCTGACGGACCTAAAGTAGGTTCGGTTTCCCTGTCTCCCAGAGGAGACTGGCGAATGCCCAGCGATGCTTCTTCAAGAATATGGCTGGATGAAATTGATGAGATAATCAACAGATAA
- the lexA gene encoding transcriptional repressor LexA: MSTKIGDKQKEILEYLKKEIKAKGYPPSVREICDAVNLKSTSTVHGHLNRLEKKGMIRRDPTKPRAIEILDDTFYEIRHELVNVPIVGNVTAGQPILAVENIEDYFPLPVEYVKNDTVYMLHVQGDSMIEAGIFNNDLVLVRKQSSAENGDIVVAMIEDSATVKRFFREKDHIRLQPENPAMNPIIVRDVTILGKVIGLFRKF; encoded by the coding sequence ATGAGTACTAAAATTGGCGATAAACAAAAAGAAATACTAGAATACTTAAAAAAAGAAATTAAAGCAAAGGGATATCCCCCTTCAGTTAGAGAGATATGTGATGCCGTGAATCTAAAATCCACTTCAACTGTTCATGGCCATCTTAATCGTTTAGAGAAAAAAGGAATGATTCGCAGAGATCCCACAAAGCCAAGGGCTATTGAAATATTAGATGATACATTTTACGAAATACGTCATGAGTTGGTTAATGTTCCCATCGTAGGCAATGTCACTGCTGGGCAACCTATTCTTGCAGTAGAAAATATTGAAGATTATTTTCCACTCCCTGTGGAATATGTAAAAAATGACACAGTTTATATGCTGCATGTACAGGGAGATAGTATGATTGAAGCAGGCATCTTCAATAATGACCTAGTGTTAGTCAGAAAACAAAGCAGTGCTGAAAACGGCGATATTGTTGTGGCTATGATTGAAGATTCCGCAACTGTAAAACGCTTTTTCAGGGAAAAAGACCATATTCGCTTACAGCCGGAAAACCCTGCTATGAATCCGATCATTGTTCGAGACGTAACAATTCTGGGTAAAGTCATAGGCCTGTTTAGGAAATTTTAA